Proteins from a genomic interval of Liolophura sinensis isolate JHLJ2023 chromosome 3, CUHK_Ljap_v2, whole genome shotgun sequence:
- the LOC135463828 gene encoding mucin-2-like, which translates to MDLLTIKMPKCLAVCLVWLVLAVFSVRSSPVVNRVHVLDIPADFPTEDTQVIQNLEFHLRLKRQVTDEKVTTLKPESLTTKPDVSPSPKENDDSVDASGLSAVDNNGKNLPSTAKIPGVSPQNLGSDAATNVDLPVEHTTTRTSLTSAAQVGDSLDAGEGKQDYSMTSALPDLKPAGRVESLSGLGNSSPEQTTHSVTSTTTAALVTPAEEHRAAPIEAPPKAGNKTDITTVAPEAVGDVDMAPPPPATAPAHVVTTPESPITAPLTIAGPLNNATPTTNVAMMTEKPKVLNATHFQMPPDAAPEASKQEETTTNAATITEKPKVLNTTHLQMPPDAAPEASKLEETTTTAVSEVVTTGMDISEVVAPYLASPANETGEESEGKVNKTESKSTIASEISGVIVPDLNTTTSDSLSDIPTAPLTLGKTGSNTTIFQETNTTVAMVIDSVENVTSAF; encoded by the coding sequence ATGGACCTGCTTACAATCAAAATGCCAAAGTGCCTGGCCGTTTGTTTGGTATGGCTTGTTCTTGCAGTTTTCAGTGTAAGGTCAAGTCCAGTTGTGAATAGAGTCCATGTTCTGGATATACCTGCAGACTTTCCCACCGAGGACACGCAGGTCATACAAAACCTGGAGTTTCATTTGAGATTAAAAAGGCAAGTGACAGATGAAAAAGTGACAACTTTAAAACCAGAAAGTTTGACTACTAAGCCGGATGTGAGTCCGTCACCTAAAGAAAATGATGACAGTGTGGATGCATCAGGGTTATCAGCTGTAGACAACAATGGGAAAAATTTGCCTAGCACGGCAAAAATCCCAGGAGTGAGTCCACAGAATTTAGGCAGTGATGCGGCTACAAATGTCGATCTACCTGTCGAGCATACGACTACAAGAACAAGTCTAACGAGTGCTGCACAGGTGGGTGATTCATTAGATGCTGGTGAAGGTAAACAGGACTACTCTATGACCTCAGCTCTGCCTGACCTGAAACCTGCGGGAAGAGTAGAGTCGCTAAGTGGACTTGGTAATTCATCACCCGAGCAAACCACACACAGCGTGACATCCACAACAACAGCGGCGCTTGTCACACCTGCAGAGGAACACAGGGCTGCCCCAATAGAAGCTCCTCCTAAAGCCGGAAATAAGACAGATATAACAACAGTAGCCCCAGAAGCGGTTGGGGATGTGGATATGGCCCCTCCACCCCCAGCAACCGCCCCAGCACATGTAGTCACCACCCCAGAGAGTCCAATCACTGCACCGCTTACAATAGCAgggcctctcaacaatgcaacACCAACAACAAATGTTGCCATGATGACTGAAAAGCCAAAAGTTCTCAATGCTACACACTTTCAAATGCCACCTGATGCAGCCCCTGAGGCATCAAAACAGgaggaaacaacaacaaatgctGCCACGATAACCGAAAAGCCTAAAGTTCTGAACACTACACACTTGCAAATGCCACCTGATGCAGCCCCTGAGGCATCAAAACTGgaggaaacaacaacaactgcagTGAGTGAAGTAGTGACAACAGGAATGGACATCTCAGAGGTGGTAGCGCCTTATTTAGCAAGCCCTGCCAATGAAACTGGCGAAGAAAGTGAGGGGAAAGTCAACAAAACGGAATCAAAATCAACAATCGCTTCTGAAATATCAGGAGTTATTGTGCCAGATCTGAACACAACCACATCTGATAGTTTGTCTGATATCCCAACAGCCCCACTCACACTGGGAAAAACAGGCTCAAACACAACAATATTCCAAGAAACTAATACAACAGTTGCCATGGTTATAGACAGTGTTGAGAATGTGACTAGTGCTTTTTAG